From a region of the Fischerella sp. JS2 genome:
- a CDS encoding serine/threonine-protein kinase has translation MLEAGQVLRDRYQLKQKLGQNAGRQTWLAEDLATQPAESVIVKFLGFGDQVQWDDLKLFEREADVLKQLSHPQIPKYRDYFSIDDRILWFALVQQYIPGLSLKELLNQRQKFSEEQVQKIASDVLKILIYLHSLIPHVLHRDIKPSNLILGEDQQVYLVDFGAVQDRATAQGATFTVVGTYGYAPIEQFGGRAVPASDLYALGGTLIHLVTGISPADLPQRNMRIQFSDRTNLSPHFTRWLETLTQPDVEQRFQTAHQALELLNNRLTTHSCGIVSQPHGSRIHLKKTASYLAIKIPARGIQSSDSFLLFFVSLWYGILLLFTRGVFHPFLLIHWMAGLLPLSMLLFPAFGEVYIRFDHRYFFMEWELFGQCYRRKRGNTSAIHDVCVSRETISVNNKPLMAVSIEAGVQKYKFGAFSPEIADVEQQWLVKEIKDWLGL, from the coding sequence ATGCTTGAGGCGGGGCAAGTATTGCGTGACCGCTACCAACTCAAACAAAAGTTGGGACAAAATGCAGGTCGTCAAACCTGGTTAGCTGAAGATCTCGCAACTCAACCAGCAGAATCAGTGATAGTCAAGTTCTTGGGGTTTGGTGATCAGGTACAGTGGGATGATCTGAAACTGTTTGAGCGGGAAGCTGATGTACTCAAACAACTAAGTCATCCCCAGATTCCCAAGTATCGCGATTATTTTTCTATTGATGATCGTATTCTCTGGTTTGCTTTAGTTCAACAATATATTCCTGGTTTATCTCTTAAAGAATTACTTAATCAAAGACAGAAGTTTTCTGAAGAACAAGTCCAAAAAATAGCCTCTGATGTCCTAAAAATTTTGATTTATTTACACTCTTTAATTCCCCATGTTTTACATCGTGATATCAAACCAAGTAATTTAATTTTGGGTGAAGATCAACAAGTATATTTGGTTGATTTTGGTGCGGTACAAGACCGAGCTACAGCCCAAGGAGCTACTTTTACAGTAGTAGGTACTTATGGATATGCACCTATCGAGCAATTTGGTGGTCGAGCAGTTCCTGCTTCTGATCTTTATGCCTTGGGAGGAACATTAATTCATTTAGTCACAGGTATTTCTCCCGCAGATTTACCCCAGCGAAATATGCGGATTCAATTTAGCGATCGCACTAATTTAAGCCCTCATTTTACACGGTGGCTAGAAACTCTTACGCAACCAGATGTAGAACAAAGATTTCAAACAGCGCATCAAGCTTTAGAACTTCTCAACAATCGCCTAACTACTCACTCTTGTGGGATAGTTTCTCAACCTCATGGTAGCCGGATTCATCTCAAAAAAACGGCTAGTTATCTAGCAATTAAAATTCCAGCACGAGGGATACAATCTTCTGATAGTTTTTTATTATTTTTTGTGAGTCTATGGTACGGAATTCTTCTTTTGTTCACAAGAGGCGTTTTCCATCCTTTTCTCTTAATTCATTGGATGGCTGGTTTATTACCACTGAGTATGTTGTTATTTCCTGCTTTTGGAGAAGTATATATTCGTTTTGATCATAGATATTTTTTCATGGAGTGGGAATTATTTGGTCAATGCTATCGTAGAAAGCGAGGAAATACTTCAGCTATTCACGATGTTTGTGTCAGCCGTGAAACAATTTCTGTAAATAATAAACCCTTGATGGCGGTTAGTATTGAAGCTGGAGTTCAAAAATACAAATTTGGTGCATTTAGTCCGGAAATAGCTGATGTAGAACAGCAATGGTTGGTGAAAGAAATCAAAGATTGGTTAGGACTGTAA
- a CDS encoding transketolase C-terminal domain-containing protein, whose translation MTNVVERSFPIDLGAYKPLALDPSNPTLTDEQRQTLKANIQLCRDAIVFFTATGAARGVGGHTGGPYDTVPEVVILDALFRGAPDKFVPIFFDEAGHRVATQYLMAALHGDLPFEQLAHYREAHSQLPGHPELGLTPGVKFSSGRLGHVWPYINGVAMANPDKVVICLGSDGSQQEGNDAEAARLAVAKNLNVKIIIDDNDVTIAGHPSEYLPGFSVAKTLTGHGVNVSVGDPEDIDDLYRRICEAVTTDGPIAVVNKRKMAVGIDGIEGSTHGHDVIPVDKAIAYLEKHGQTAAVEYLKNIQKPKLPYTFLGVSEKWDSNRNVFGDAVVSVLSRMSPEERKEKIMCIDSDLEGSCGLKKIHDAYPDIFVASGIMERGNFSAAAGFGMEKGKQGIFGTFSAFLEMCISEITMARLNYSNVLCHFSHCGVDDMADNTCHFGLNNMFADNGLDDGYETRLYFPADAGQMKACVEAVFFDPGLRFIYSTRSKVPQILDENGNNFYGEGYTFVPGKDEVVREGTAGYIISFGDGLYRALDAVEKLKQQGIDVGLINKPTLNVIDEQMLTKVGKAPFVLVVEALNRRTGLGSRFGSWLLERRLTPKFAHLGIHKEGCGGLWEQFPYQGLDPESIIKKVKELVS comes from the coding sequence ATGACTAATGTTGTAGAACGTAGCTTTCCGATTGATTTAGGAGCCTACAAGCCCCTGGCATTAGACCCAAGCAATCCTACCCTCACCGATGAGCAGCGCCAAACCCTCAAAGCTAATATTCAGCTATGCCGTGATGCAATTGTTTTCTTCACAGCAACGGGAGCAGCTAGGGGTGTTGGTGGGCATACTGGTGGCCCTTACGACACAGTGCCAGAGGTGGTCATTCTGGATGCACTATTTAGAGGCGCACCAGATAAATTTGTACCGATTTTCTTTGATGAAGCAGGACACCGAGTTGCTACCCAGTATCTCATGGCTGCCCTGCATGGTGATCTACCTTTTGAGCAACTTGCTCACTATCGTGAAGCCCATTCTCAATTACCTGGACACCCGGAGTTGGGATTGACGCCAGGCGTCAAATTTAGTTCTGGGCGTTTGGGACATGTGTGGCCCTATATTAATGGGGTGGCAATGGCTAATCCAGACAAAGTGGTGATTTGCCTTGGTTCTGATGGTTCACAGCAAGAAGGCAATGATGCGGAAGCAGCACGCTTGGCAGTTGCGAAGAATCTTAATGTCAAGATCATAATTGATGACAACGATGTCACCATTGCTGGACATCCCTCTGAGTATCTACCAGGTTTTAGTGTTGCTAAAACCCTCACAGGTCACGGAGTTAATGTTAGTGTAGGAGATCCGGAAGATATAGATGATTTATACCGTCGTATTTGCGAAGCAGTAACCACCGATGGCCCAATTGCTGTAGTGAACAAGCGCAAAATGGCTGTAGGGATCGATGGTATTGAAGGATCAACCCACGGTCATGATGTGATTCCAGTGGATAAAGCGATCGCCTACTTAGAAAAGCACGGACAAACCGCAGCTGTCGAATACCTCAAAAACATCCAAAAACCTAAACTACCCTACACTTTTCTGGGTGTAAGTGAAAAATGGGATTCTAACCGCAATGTCTTCGGTGATGCTGTGGTATCTGTCCTCAGCCGCATGAGTCCTGAGGAACGCAAAGAAAAGATCATGTGTATCGATAGTGACCTCGAAGGTTCCTGCGGTTTGAAGAAAATTCATGATGCCTATCCAGATATTTTTGTCGCTTCTGGCATTATGGAACGGGGTAACTTCTCCGCCGCCGCCGGCTTCGGTATGGAAAAAGGCAAGCAAGGCATCTTTGGTACTTTTAGCGCCTTCTTGGAAATGTGTATTTCCGAAATCACTATGGCGCGGTTGAACTACTCCAACGTCCTGTGTCACTTTTCTCACTGCGGTGTAGACGATATGGCAGACAACACCTGCCATTTTGGTCTCAATAATATGTTTGCTGACAATGGGTTAGACGACGGTTACGAAACGCGGTTGTACTTCCCAGCTGATGCTGGTCAAATGAAAGCCTGCGTGGAAGCAGTATTTTTTGACCCTGGGTTAAGATTTATCTACTCCACCCGCTCAAAAGTTCCCCAGATTTTGGATGAAAATGGTAACAACTTCTATGGCGAAGGTTATACCTTTGTTCCTGGCAAAGATGAAGTTGTGCGGGAAGGAACTGCTGGTTATATTATCAGCTTTGGTGATGGTTTGTATCGCGCCCTCGATGCTGTCGAAAAACTCAAACAGCAAGGAATTGACGTTGGTTTAATCAATAAGCCGACACTCAACGTTATTGATGAACAGATGCTAACTAAAGTTGGTAAAGCACCTTTTGTTTTGGTTGTGGAAGCACTCAACCGTCGCACAGGGTTAGGTAGCCGCTTTGGTTCTTGGTTACTAGAACGCAGACTGACACCAAAATTTGCTCACCTGGGCATTCATAAAGAAGGTTGTGGTGGATTGTGGGAACAGTTCCCCTATCAGGGACTAGATCCTGAAAGCATTATCAAGAAAGTCAAGGAACTAGTTAGCTAG
- a CDS encoding 4-hydroxybenzoate solanesyltransferase → MLSTPERNQEPTWLVIIRLLRWHKPEGRLILMIPALWAVFLAAGGKPPLPLVGVIILGTLATSAAGCVVNDLWDRDIDPEVERTRDRPLASRALSVKVGIAIAIVAFFCAAVLAFYLNPISFWLSVAAVPVILLYPAAKRVFPVPQLVLSIAWGFAVLISWSAVTQNLSQATWLLWGATVLWTLGFDTVYAMSDRSDDKRIGINSSALFFGDYAPIAIGIFFAGTILCLAWLGIVIQLHLAFWLSLVVATVSWVWQSVRINQNDIPNSAYGEMFRQNVWIGFILLAGMIFGSF, encoded by the coding sequence ATGCTCAGTACACCAGAACGCAACCAGGAACCTACTTGGCTTGTGATCATCCGATTACTGCGGTGGCATAAACCAGAAGGACGACTTATTTTGATGATTCCTGCCCTGTGGGCTGTATTTTTAGCAGCTGGTGGAAAGCCGCCTTTACCATTGGTTGGCGTAATCATTTTGGGAACGCTTGCCACAAGCGCTGCTGGCTGTGTTGTCAATGATTTGTGGGATAGAGATATAGACCCAGAAGTAGAAAGAACGCGCGATCGCCCCCTCGCTTCCCGTGCGCTTTCTGTAAAAGTTGGTATTGCGATCGCAATAGTGGCTTTTTTCTGTGCAGCGGTTCTTGCTTTTTATCTTAACCCTATTTCCTTTTGGCTGTCTGTGGCAGCAGTTCCAGTGATTTTGCTATATCCAGCCGCCAAACGAGTGTTTCCCGTTCCGCAATTAGTGCTGTCAATTGCCTGGGGTTTTGCAGTGTTAATTAGCTGGAGTGCTGTAACACAGAATCTTTCTCAAGCGACTTGGCTACTTTGGGGAGCGACTGTACTTTGGACACTAGGATTTGATACTGTTTACGCTATGAGCGATCGCTCTGACGACAAGCGTATTGGTATAAATTCCAGTGCTTTATTTTTTGGTGATTATGCACCAATTGCTATTGGAATTTTCTTTGCTGGCACTATATTGTGTCTTGCTTGGTTGGGAATCGTTATTCAGCTTCACCTAGCCTTCTGGCTCAGTCTTGTAGTTGCCACTGTTAGCTGGGTTTGGCAGTCTGTTCGCATAAATCAAAATGATATACCTAATTCTGCATACGGTGAAATGTTTCGGCAAAATGTTTGGATTGGTTTTATCCTGCTGGCTGGAATGATTTTTGGTAGCTTTTAG
- a CDS encoding endo-1,4-beta-xylanase: MFKKTSLGRRSFLYASLSILTGASAVSIGENRNFLYSQALDNSSKDFKVAGKNSLKARAAAKGLIYGAAAVKDYLLSNTILKTSFIRECNMLVPDYQLKWDSIRPHPKKFDFTKSDWLAQFARCHGMFFRGHTLVWHQALPVWFKEVVNRKNAESLLLEHIKTVTKHYGEQIHSWDVVNEAIEIDDGRTDGLRKTPWLEFLGTDYIELAFRTAAACDPKAMLVYNDYGLEYDSYQDGAKRTAVLKLLERLKSRGTPIHALGMQSHLMGHIPSFNAKKLRSFLADVASLGLKILITELDVVDQKLTSDLIARDRIIAGLYEDYLNIVLDERAVIAVLTWGLSDKYTWVSSFYPRSDQSPVRPLPLDSNMKYKLAWNAIARAFDHAPKR; encoded by the coding sequence ATGTTCAAAAAAACTTCATTAGGCAGACGTTCTTTTTTGTACGCTAGTCTATCCATTTTGACAGGAGCAAGCGCAGTTAGTATAGGAGAAAATAGAAATTTCTTGTACAGTCAAGCGCTTGATAATTCAAGCAAGGACTTTAAAGTAGCTGGAAAAAATTCTTTGAAAGCTCGTGCCGCAGCAAAGGGATTAATTTATGGAGCTGCTGCTGTCAAAGATTATTTGTTGTCAAATACAATTTTAAAGACCAGCTTTATTAGAGAGTGCAATATGCTGGTTCCAGATTATCAACTTAAGTGGGATAGTATACGACCTCATCCCAAAAAATTTGATTTTACTAAATCAGATTGGTTAGCTCAGTTTGCACGGTGTCATGGCATGTTTTTCCGTGGACATACTTTAGTTTGGCATCAAGCTTTACCTGTGTGGTTTAAGGAAGTAGTTAACCGCAAAAATGCAGAAAGTTTGTTGTTGGAACATATTAAAACTGTGACCAAACATTATGGAGAACAAATACATTCTTGGGATGTGGTGAACGAAGCAATAGAAATAGATGATGGACGAACTGACGGGTTACGAAAAACGCCTTGGCTAGAGTTTTTAGGTACAGATTACATTGAGCTTGCTTTTCGAACGGCGGCAGCTTGTGACCCTAAAGCCATGTTAGTCTATAACGACTATGGACTAGAGTATGACAGTTACCAAGATGGAGCCAAAAGAACTGCTGTTCTCAAACTGCTAGAACGATTGAAATCTAGAGGAACACCAATTCATGCATTGGGTATGCAATCTCATTTGATGGGTCATATACCAAGCTTTAATGCTAAAAAATTGCGGAGTTTTCTTGCAGATGTAGCTAGTCTTGGTCTCAAAATTCTGATTACTGAACTAGATGTGGTAGATCAGAAATTAACTTCAGATCTGATCGCACGCGATCGCATTATCGCAGGTCTTTATGAAGACTATTTGAACATTGTCTTAGATGAGCGAGCAGTTATTGCAGTTTTAACTTGGGGATTGAGCGATAAATACACTTGGGTATCAAGTTTTTATCCCCGTTCAGATCAATCACCAGTCCGTCCTTTACCTTTGGACTCAAACATGAAATACAAACTGGCTTGGAATGCTATAGCTAGAGCATTTGATCACGCTCCAAAACGATAG
- a CDS encoding YihY/virulence factor BrkB family protein codes for MFSTRFIRFFRHLNFQVLQQVVKESGEHRLPGLAAEMAYNNLLALFPTLAAVLTTIGMLNISQYQVDTLAHQVLNFAPEQVPLLLKEFTRQIKLPQSREVVYISFLVALWLASGAISAAMNAMDEIYQIPPNLKQPFWKAKLISLLLTIATIGLVLTASLLVFISDLIVQFVLDSTQIFGAIFLSAWSWFRWLLTLMIIAYAFSIIYRHGPSKWFNGTPIMPGAIIGALLWAGVSKLFRVYVSNFGNYNLTYGALSAGIVLLLWLNLSSLVLLIGAQLNVTVGKVMRANNHKNV; via the coding sequence ATGTTCTCCACTCGCTTTATCCGTTTCTTTCGCCATCTCAACTTTCAGGTTCTTCAACAAGTTGTCAAAGAAAGTGGCGAACACAGATTACCTGGTTTAGCTGCGGAAATGGCTTATAACAACTTGCTAGCTTTATTTCCAACCTTAGCGGCTGTTCTCACAACGATTGGAATGTTGAATATTTCTCAATATCAAGTTGATACTTTAGCTCACCAAGTACTTAATTTTGCTCCAGAACAAGTTCCACTCCTACTGAAAGAATTTACTAGACAGATAAAACTACCTCAAAGTAGAGAAGTAGTTTATATTAGCTTTCTCGTTGCCCTCTGGCTTGCTTCTGGAGCAATTAGTGCGGCAATGAATGCGATGGATGAAATTTATCAGATTCCACCAAATCTCAAACAACCTTTTTGGAAAGCGAAGTTAATTTCTTTGCTCCTAACAATTGCTACCATTGGTTTAGTTTTAACTGCTTCTTTGTTAGTATTTATCAGTGACCTAATTGTGCAATTTGTGTTAGATAGTACACAAATATTTGGAGCAATATTTTTATCTGCTTGGTCTTGGTTCCGTTGGCTTTTAACCTTGATGATTATCGCTTATGCGTTTAGTATTATTTATCGTCATGGTCCAAGTAAATGGTTCAACGGTACTCCTATTATGCCTGGAGCAATTATTGGAGCTTTGCTGTGGGCAGGTGTTTCTAAATTATTTCGAGTCTATGTCAGCAATTTCGGAAACTATAATTTGACCTATGGAGCTTTGAGTGCAGGAATTGTGTTGCTGTTGTGGCTTAATCTCAGTTCTTTGGTTCTACTAATTGGGGCACAGTTAAATGTCACGGTGGGGAAAGTAATGAGAGCTAATAATCACAAGAATGTTTAA
- a CDS encoding histidine phosphatase family protein — MALKLYLLRHGETIYSQTGGYCGELDPELTPEGTLMAKAFAEAYSCIPWTAVYASPKKRTVATAKPLCDAIGMKMELRDGLKEINYGKWEGQNVDFVKQYYLDDYLRWLAEPAWNPPTGGETAVQIASRASLVIAEIQEKYPEGNVLVVSHKATIRIVLCNLLGIDLGRYRDRIDMPATSVSIVKFDIHGPMLQVLGDRNYMPEELRLRPGT; from the coding sequence GTGGCTTTAAAACTATATTTGCTGCGGCACGGCGAAACAATTTACAGCCAGACCGGGGGATACTGTGGAGAGTTAGACCCAGAGTTAACACCAGAAGGAACACTCATGGCTAAAGCATTCGCCGAAGCATACAGTTGTATACCTTGGACAGCAGTTTATGCCAGTCCCAAAAAGCGTACCGTTGCTACAGCCAAACCATTGTGTGATGCCATAGGGATGAAAATGGAACTGCGGGATGGGCTAAAAGAAATTAATTATGGCAAATGGGAAGGTCAAAATGTCGATTTTGTCAAGCAGTACTACCTAGATGATTACCTGCGTTGGTTAGCCGAACCAGCTTGGAACCCACCTACAGGAGGAGAAACAGCAGTACAGATTGCTAGTCGTGCTTCCCTTGTGATTGCAGAAATTCAGGAAAAATATCCAGAAGGTAATGTTTTAGTAGTTTCTCATAAAGCAACTATCCGAATTGTACTTTGCAACTTATTAGGTATTGATTTAGGACGCTATCGCGATCGCATCGATATGCCAGCTACCTCGGTCAGCATCGTTAAATTTGATATTCATGGCCCGATGCTGCAAGTATTAGGCGATCGTAATTACATGCCAGAAGAATTGCGCTTACGACCAGGAACTTAG
- a CDS encoding acetate kinase, which yields MKILVLNSGSSSQKSCLYEIVGDQLPGHPPKPVWQAIVDWTHHQGFAELEVKTAENAVFKEKIQADSYASATERVLATLLEGETQVIKEAKEIDAVGHRVVHGGQEYNQATLVTEEVKAAIRRLASFAPLHNPTNLEGIEATEKVFPEAAQVAVFDTSFHSYIPLSAAVYPGPYAWYEKEGIRRYGFHGISHQYCSQRAAQLLGKDLNSLRLITCHLGNGCSLTAIKDGKSIDTTMGFTPLDGLMMGTRCGSLDPGILIYLLRHQGIDADKLDDILNHDSGLKGISGISGDMRAIQTAISEGNTRAQLAFDMYIHRLRSHIGSMLAVLGGLDAIVFTGGIGENHSLTRSAACEAFAFLGLKLDETKNQAAPKDQDIAAVDSNIRVLVIQTQEDWAIAQECWHLLHLSKVNG from the coding sequence ATGAAAATTTTAGTACTCAATTCTGGGTCAAGTAGCCAGAAAAGTTGTTTATATGAAATAGTTGGGGATCAGTTACCAGGGCATCCACCAAAACCTGTTTGGCAAGCTATTGTAGACTGGACTCATCATCAAGGATTTGCTGAACTCGAAGTTAAAACTGCTGAGAACGCAGTTTTCAAAGAAAAAATTCAGGCTGATTCCTATGCATCCGCAACTGAACGTGTGTTGGCAACTCTGCTTGAGGGTGAAACACAGGTAATCAAAGAAGCTAAGGAAATTGATGCTGTTGGTCATCGGGTAGTACATGGTGGTCAAGAATATAATCAGGCAACTTTAGTGACAGAAGAAGTCAAAGCAGCCATCAGACGTTTAGCAAGTTTTGCCCCACTTCACAATCCAACCAATTTGGAGGGAATAGAAGCAACTGAGAAGGTATTTCCTGAGGCTGCTCAAGTGGCAGTATTTGATACAAGCTTTCACAGCTACATTCCTTTAAGCGCGGCTGTTTACCCCGGTCCCTATGCATGGTATGAAAAAGAAGGTATCCGTCGTTACGGTTTTCACGGTATTAGTCACCAGTACTGTTCCCAACGGGCAGCACAATTATTAGGCAAAGACTTAAATTCTTTACGCCTGATTACATGTCATTTAGGCAATGGTTGCTCTTTGACAGCAATTAAAGATGGCAAGAGTATCGATACAACAATGGGATTTACTCCCTTAGATGGGTTGATGATGGGGACTCGCTGTGGTTCTCTCGATCCTGGTATTTTAATTTACCTTCTACGCCACCAAGGGATAGATGCTGACAAATTAGATGATATTCTCAATCACGACTCTGGGTTGAAAGGTATTTCAGGTATATCTGGTGATATGCGTGCTATCCAAACTGCTATTAGTGAAGGTAATACCCGCGCCCAGTTAGCTTTTGACATGTACATTCATAGATTGCGATCGCACATTGGTTCGATGTTGGCTGTACTGGGAGGATTAGACGCAATTGTGTTTACTGGTGGAATCGGGGAAAATCATTCCTTAACGCGATCAGCTGCCTGTGAAGCCTTTGCCTTTTTAGGGCTAAAACTTGATGAAACTAAAAATCAAGCTGCACCCAAAGATCAAGATATTGCAGCAGTAGATTCTAATATTCGCGTTTTAGTCATCCAAACTCAAGAAGATTGGGCGATCGCTCAGGAATGCTGGCATTTATTGCATTTGTCAAAAGTTAATGGTTAG
- a CDS encoding Ppx/GppA phosphatase family protein, with translation MVNLVSASWGSTLTQTDKQQRIIAAIDLGTNSLHMVIVRIETTLPAFSIIGREKETVRLGDRDLVTGCLKAEVIERAITCLRRFQEVAKTLNAETIIAVATSAVREAPNGKEFLHKVEAELGLSIDLISGQEEARRIYLGVLSGMEFNNQPHVIVDIGGGSTEIILGDTHQARTLTSTKIGAVRLTNELINTDPISNAEFQYLQAYARGMLERSVEEVLANLEFGEHPRLVGTSGTIETLGMINAREKLGFVPSTLNGYQFSLKDLREWVNRLRKMSNVERATIPGMPEKRSEVILAGAIILQEAMNLLGLESITVCERALREGVIVDWMLTHGLIEDRLRYQSSVRERSVLKTAKKYHVNLEHSDRVAIFALSIFDQTQGILHNWGTEERQLLWAAAILHNCGHFVSHDSHHKHSYYLIRNGELLGYTETEMEIIANIARYHRKSPPKKKHENFRNLVHKEHRQIVSQLSAMLRLAVALDRRHIGAIQQLQCEFIPATRELKMQIFPSRPDDECSLELWSLDYKKGVFESEFGVKVVVNLEESAVVVG, from the coding sequence ATGGTCAATTTGGTTTCTGCTAGCTGGGGGAGTACACTAACTCAAACAGACAAGCAACAGCGAATCATCGCTGCAATCGATTTAGGAACCAATTCTCTGCACATGGTGATTGTGCGGATTGAAACAACACTACCAGCATTCAGCATTATTGGTAGAGAAAAGGAAACCGTGAGATTGGGCGATCGCGATTTAGTCACAGGATGCTTAAAAGCAGAAGTGATAGAAAGAGCGATCACTTGCTTGCGACGTTTCCAAGAAGTTGCTAAAACTCTCAACGCCGAAACAATCATTGCTGTAGCAACTAGCGCCGTACGAGAAGCTCCGAATGGTAAGGAGTTTCTACACAAGGTAGAAGCTGAATTGGGTTTGAGCATTGATTTAATTTCCGGCCAAGAAGAAGCACGACGGATTTATCTGGGTGTACTGTCGGGGATGGAATTTAATAACCAGCCCCACGTAATTGTTGATATTGGTGGCGGTTCCACAGAAATTATTTTGGGAGACACTCACCAAGCACGAACTCTTACCAGTACCAAAATAGGTGCAGTTCGCCTCACCAATGAATTAATTAACACTGATCCGATTAGCAACGCTGAGTTTCAATACCTGCAAGCTTATGCACGAGGGATGTTAGAACGTTCCGTTGAAGAGGTACTGGCAAATCTAGAGTTTGGTGAACACCCCCGCTTAGTAGGAACTTCCGGTACTATTGAAACTCTGGGAATGATCAACGCCCGTGAAAAATTGGGTTTTGTTCCCTCGACGCTGAATGGATATCAGTTCAGCCTGAAAGACTTACGGGAATGGGTAAATCGCTTGCGGAAAATGAGTAACGTTGAAAGGGCGACAATTCCCGGAATGCCAGAGAAGCGCTCAGAAGTGATACTGGCTGGGGCCATAATCTTACAGGAAGCCATGAATCTATTAGGGCTAGAGTCGATTACAGTCTGTGAACGCGCCCTGCGTGAAGGCGTGATTGTAGACTGGATGCTCACCCACGGATTAATTGAAGATCGCCTGCGCTACCAAAGTTCGGTGCGTGAGCGCAGTGTTCTAAAAACTGCAAAGAAATATCATGTCAACTTAGAACATAGCGATCGCGTCGCTATCTTTGCCCTAAGTATATTTGATCAAACCCAAGGTATACTCCATAATTGGGGAACCGAAGAAAGACAACTTCTGTGGGCTGCGGCGATCTTACACAATTGTGGACATTTTGTCAGCCATGATTCTCACCACAAACATTCATACTATTTAATTCGTAATGGTGAATTACTCGGCTATACCGAAACTGAGATGGAAATCATCGCCAATATAGCCCGTTATCATCGCAAATCTCCACCTAAGAAAAAGCATGAAAATTTTCGCAATTTGGTACATAAAGAACATCGACAAATAGTTAGCCAGTTGAGTGCAATGCTCAGATTAGCAGTTGCTTTAGATAGGCGACACATAGGAGCCATTCAACAATTGCAATGTGAGTTTATTCCAGCTACACGAGAATTAAAAATGCAAATTTTCCCATCTCGCCCTGACGATGAATGCTCCTTAGAACTCTGGAGTTTGGATTACAAAAAAGGAGTATTTGAGTCAGAATTCGGTGTGAAAGTAGTAGTAAATTTGGAAGAGTCTGCTGTTGTAGTTGGTTAG